One window of the Oncorhynchus gorbuscha isolate QuinsamMale2020 ecotype Even-year linkage group LG17, OgorEven_v1.0, whole genome shotgun sequence genome contains the following:
- the LOC124001712 gene encoding transmembrane emp24 domain-containing protein 10-like gives MSRFCILLILVSVIFDSTFSITFYLPVNLRKCLREEIHKDVLVTGEYEVSDQPNAKTNLKITDSSGHTLYSKEDASKGKFAFTTEDYDMFEVCFESKSPLGTGRVPDQLVNLDMKHGVEAKNYEEIAKVEKLKPLEVELRRLEDLSESIVNDFAYMKKREEEMRDTNESTNTRVLYFSIFSMCCLIGLATWQVFYLRRFFKAKKLIE, from the exons ATGTCTAGATTTTGTATATTACTAATACTTGTTTCTGTGATTTTTGATTCGACCTTTTCTATTACGTTCTATTTACCGGTGAATCTTAGAAAATGTTTGCGGGAAGAGATCCACAAAGACGTGCTGGTTACAGGCGAATACGAAGTTAGCGACCAACCAAATGCGAAAACCAATCTCAAG ATCACAGATTCATCAGGTCACACCTTGTACTCCAAGGAGGATGCTTCAAAGGGAAAATTTGCCTTTACAACAGAGGACTATGATATGTTTGAGGTTTGCTTTGAAAGCAAATCCCCCCTAG GTACTGGAAGGGTCCCAGACCAGCTAGTCAATTTAGACATGAAGCATGGTGTGGAGGCAAAGAATTACGAAGAG ATTGCAAAAGTTGAGAAGCTGAAGCCCCTAGAAGTTGAACTAAGACGCCTCGAGGACTTATCGGAGTCCATTGTGAATGATTTTGCCTACATGAAGAAGCGTGAAGAAGAAATGAGGGACACAAATG AATCCACCAACACGCGTGTCCTGTACTTCAGTATCTTCTCTATGTGCTGTCTAATTGGGCTGGCAACATGGCAGGTCTTCTACCTGCGGCGTTTCTTCAAGGCGAAGAAGCTGATTGAGTAA